The genomic segment GTTTTAAACGCTCTTCAATGGGTCGCATTGCTTTTTTTGTGAGTGAGATACCTTTTTCATAAGTCCTAAAACTTAACTTAATGACAGGAGATAAGCCTTTCCAGGTCATACTTCGAGCCCATAGCAGCATCGTGAGTACATCAGTAAGCTTGGCTCCATTCCAGTGCTTTTCGAGAATTCCCCAACAGCGCTCAATGGGATTGTACTTGCTGTGATAAGGCGGATAGTAGAGCAGATGAATAGGGATGCCAATCTCATCTGAGAACGCTACCATTCGCTTGAGGAACTGAGTCCGAACCCCGCTACTTTCAGGGCCATTATCGATTTTGAGCTGAATTTTGTGAGTCTGCTGTTGCTGCTGAGGGGTGAGTTCTTTCCACCACTCTTGGAGGGTATCAACAATGAAGTCACTAGTTTTATAGGAATTACCGAAAATCAAGTACAACTGGGCACTATCCTCATCGACAATCCCACAGGGAATGTAATGCTCTTCCGTAAAATCATGATCACTGGCTTGGGTGTCACCTCGGGTTTGACCCCCACGGGCGAAATCACCAATGTTCACGGTGGCTTTACAATCCATGCTCAGACGTTTGATGCCTGCTCCTTGCTGGTCGTTGGCTTGGATGTTGTCAAAGATGGCATCTGTTTCTGGAATTTTTTTTGGGGTTTGGCTTTAACCACAGGACGCAGACGGTAGCCCATCCGGTTCAAAATAAGGGCCATTGTACTGGGAGCTGGTATTTGTTCTTCAGGATATCCCTGCTCTTTAAGTTGCTCGATTGCTGCTGCTGATGTTAAGCGAGTATAAGCAATCGTTGTCAGAAAACTGGGGTCTTGCTGGGCATGAATCTCGGCGATTTCAAGCAAGGTTTCTGCAGCAGCTGGAAATCGCTCTTCCCAACGCTTTGTGCCACCGAAACCAGCTTGGGCTCCAATACAAGTCATTCCTGTCCGTTTCTCTTCCAGTCCTAAGGCAACATTATTTCGTCCCCAGCCAAAGACCCTCTCAGTACATCGGGCACTCCCCCCGCAGTATTTCAGAGCCATCTCTGCCTGAAAACTACGGCGTTTTGCTCCCAGGAGAATGGAGGATGCCAGTCGCAAATCCTCGATTTGGGATGCACTGAGTTGAGGTTCCGGTAGGCACAGATCCAAGTCTTTGTTCCTTACGTTGTGAGTACATGAGTACATCTTACGTGAAGGTAATAAGTTTCATGGAAGCCGCCTTAGACAGCCTCACGGCCATGTCTGAGCTGAGGGAAATTTTGCCATTGACCAGCCGCGAAAAGTTACCAGGGCTGACCTCCAGTGCATGAGCAACATTGGCCAGTCGGTTTGATGAACGATCTTTGAATCTAGTCGGGGTACATTCCCCGTTGCTTACAACGAAGAATAGGAACCCCAATTAAAGCCTATGGATTGGGAGTTAAACATCTTCCATACCCTGTTTGCTTGCAGTGGGAGAGGATTGACTTCGCCAGGGTCAGTTAGGCTAGAAACTCGAAGCCAGTGATTTATATTGGGTCTAAAGCAGTCATAGATTCAGATCTCAAAAGGCACTGGTATTGCTTCCCCAATCGGGGGTTGAGAAGTAGTTCTGAGCAAAGAAGTTCTATCTGGCGCAAAAAGTATGATTTGGAAGCCTGCTGGATTTTCGAAGCCATTAGTAGCGTGATACACAGAATTGCCTGAAGTTTGGTTACCATCCCAATTAAAAAACTCTTCACGTCCATCCCAAAGTGTAGGAGTTCTTGTATTAAACGTTCCACCGAAAAATGAATTTGTTGATTTTCCAAACCCCAAGCTTGAGAAACTAAGCTGAATATCTAATTCATTACCAAAACCAGTCGAAGTGGAAGTAAAGGAGGTAAACTCACTACTAGTAATCAGGTTATCAGTCCCAGGATTCCCTTCAAACTCAACGGTCATTACCCCGTCTGGATATCCCTCAAAATCTGTAGCTGTGAATGATCCAAACCATAGAGTTGCAGCCAGGCTAAATGTTGAGTTTGATAATACCAAGATTGCAGCGAAAAAGGTCGTGGTAGCGATACTAAAGTTTATATGTCTGAAGTTCATAGATTTAATCCATTGTGAGAAAAATCTCTACTAAAAAATAAAAGGCAAGAGGTCTTTAGTAATAGAATCAAGTTTTTATTTAAACTTCTTTGCAAGTGTAACATTCCTAACTCAGCGCAAAGAGCATAGAAAAAGTGTGGTTTTGCGAAGGCAATATTGCCGATCTGGAGTGCGCTAAGATTTGCTCGTTTCGGGGGCAACTCTCACATTATTTCAGGCACATCTTTGATCCGGCACCAACCTCGGATCTGCTCAGCAGCAAGCGTCTTGTCTTCTAGCCTAGCTCCCAGTAAAATCTAGTAGAGCTAATCCTAGCATTAGACCAAATCGGTCTTACCTGATCGGACTCTCGCAAATTTTCAAGCAAGCACTGGATCATTCCTGTGCCAATCCCCTGATTTCTCCAGCCTGGATCTGTCGCCATTGCTCTAAGTCGCCATGCGATTTCCCCGTGCCAGGTCGAGGATATTAGAGTGACGCAGCATATGACTTATTTATGGTGGTCAAGTGCCCCATAATGCCGGGTTCCCTGGTCCTGGTCTTCTGCAAAGATGACTTCTTTGATTTAGCGGTGTCATGCAGGTGCTAGCTGCGTTTATATCAACACGAGAAGCTCCCTTTATAGGTGGGGCAATCTCTTAATGATTTAGATTCTCTAGTAGAA from the Acaryochloris marina S15 genome contains:
- a CDS encoding GNAT family N-acetyltransferase, whose amino-acid sequence is MCCVTLISSTWHGEIAWRLRAMATDPGWRNQGIGTGMIQCLLENLRESDQVRPIWSNARISSTRFYWELG